The genome window TTGTCATTTGGCATTTCCCTCAAATGCGAAATGACGGTATCAACATCAGAAGCAACTATATTATAAAGATTAATAAGTTCTGGATTTGAATCCGCAATAACGGCTTTATCCGTCTGCAATGCAAAAAATAAAGCTCCGCCACCAAAAAACGGCTCAATATATTTACCATACTTACTTGGTGTACGAGCCAAGAGTAGATCTATAATCTGCTGTTTACCCCCAGCCCATTTCAATATGGGGCGTGGAAATGCTCTTACGCTCTTTTTTTCTGCAGGAAACATATGAACACCTCCATCTTTTTCAACTTCACATCCGGCAAACAATTTATTGTGACTTAAGAAAAAACGCAAGAACTAAAATAGACTGCGCCCCTTTTCTTTATTTCTTTCAATGTATTCACGCATCAAATCACGAACAGCAGCCGCGCCACTGCGATCGTTAGCCTTCGCAGCTGCTACAAATTCGGCATGAAGTTTTTTGGGTATTGGCACTGAAAACTTAATGGTGTCGTGTGCTTTTTCAATCTTGTCCATATTTTCACCTCACGGCACATCATAATTTCAAAGTTCACCTTACCGTAATAATACCGCAAAAATTGCGGTATTGTAAAGCATTCTTTTCAGCGCACGATAGTATGATTTCATTCAGTTTCGTTTACTAAATTCAAACACCAACCAAACACCAAGCGCCGTTTTAAATGCCTATAAATGCCCGTATCATCGGCTTTCTTCGGGTATCGGCGTTTATGTTCTCGAAAAACACCCCAACGCCCCAGTTTTTCAAGAGCCTGACTGTTTCAATGCAGTCGGCAGTGTTTCTTGCAAAGCGGCTGATAGACTTTGTAATTACAAGGTCTATTTTGCGATTTTCAGCGTCCCTAATCATCCGCAGAAATTCCGTCCGGTTCTTCTTGTTTTTGCCGGATATCCCTTCATCCGCATAAATGCCGGCAAATTTCCAATCCGAATTACTCTCAATCATAGAGCTATAATGCCGAATCTGCGCATCAAAAGAATTTTGCTGTTCTTCGTGCATTGTGCTGACCCTGCAATATGCACAAACACGAAGCTTAGTGATCCTTTTTCCAACCTCATCAAATCCAGGTGCTGCTTTAATGGTCGTTACTTTTTTCATACTTTGCTCCTTTCCAACCCGCAGTTTTGAGGAATGCGGCAACATGATTTAGGTAAAAAAAATATACCCACCTTCATTAATTTAGAAGGTAGGTAATGTTAGCTCTAATGGGCGTTTATAGCAAGTCATTTAGTCGTTGATTCATTGATAAATGTTCGCCTGTTTTCCGCATCGATTTTTTCGTATTCTCTCTTTGTGATTAGGCCTTTTTGAAGCATGCTTTTGATAATATGGCTAGCCACTTCATACTCATTTGATATCACCGGTTGTATTAACATCGGCCACACCTCCTGGTGAAAATCAGGCAAAAATAAATCATACTACCATCTCCATTCTCGGAGTGCGATATCTCGAAGTCCCATTCAAATATTTTTTCAAACCATTCCTAATCCCATAAAAGTCCAACAGCTGTTTCAAAAAAGCAATCGTCCTCTTTTTGTAACTCAACTTTTTGTAAGCTTGCTCAAAAATTTTTTCATCAAATTCCTTCACTGCATACCCACAATATGCTGCAAAGCTCTTTTGATTCAAGTCTTCAATTTCATGGTAATTCTCCAATATCTCCATAAACTCTATTGTTGAAAGCATGTGAGGTTTATAAAAAGAATCCAGTCTTTTTACATTTACGTTTTTTACAGTCCCCTGCGCCACATTGCTTTTCATCGAATAGATCTCAATTTTTTTGGAAATCTGCGTTGTAAGCTTGTATTTATTGTATAGTTTATAGCCTGTTTCAAAACCATACTTATTGTTTTCCCCGAGAAAGTATTGAACGATTTCCTTTTCTCCCACTAGAATCATGCCGAAACGTGTCATCTTGGGCTTGCAATATATGCCTTTACTAATTCGAGCAATTTTCCCATCTTTGCTCAACCGTTCCAAGCTTTTCAAAAAAGCCGCTTCTGTCATATCAAAAAAATTTTTCATATATAATTCTCGTGCAATTATAATTGCCAGCGCTGGCATCTTCTCCACATATTGCAATACGCACTGGGTGGCACTCATACAAATTCCCCCTGTCATTACCATTGTAGACTGCCACCTACATAGTGTCGAGTTTTTTAAATTTTTACTAGACAAAATCCTATTGTTCAAAACCGCCACACATGCTTGACCTCCCACCCGGAGGTCCTTATTTTTCCTCTCGCCAGTTCTTCCGGCACCAGGTGCACTTCCGCAGCCACTGCCTTATTGGGAGCATAGTTCCGCTGCACCCCAATGGGCATGTAAGCATCGCCACGATGGCTGCCAACCCCTGCGGAAATCTCCCAGGACTTATCCAGGTTGATCTTCAGTACATCCACCTTATACTGGCTCTCGTTTTTAACCACTGCCGTCCGGTCGGTCTTCTCCAGCGCCGCTGGCGGCAGCGTCGCATCCTGCTTATTGATCCGCTCCGCCACCTGCTCAGCCGCCACCTCCAAAGAAGGGGCTGTAACAGTAAAACTAGTAACAGGCGGCTTAGCTTTGAGCTCTTCATAAGCCGCCTGCAGCTCCTTGGCATTCATTTGGGAGATAGAAAGCGCCCTACGCAAAAGCTGCGTCTGCTCCAGTTGTTCCTCTTGCAGTACAACCGCCTGCCGGTGCTGTTCTTCTGCCTGTTGCGCTCGCTGCCAAAGCCAGAACAGAACAGCGCTTATGACCAGGAAGAAAACAATCAGCCACTTATTTTGCTTAAGGGCCGTTTTCCATGTTTGAAACAACTGGATCATATTTCATCCCTCCATTGCTACAAAATAATCGGTCACTCCCCGCGCAATCGCTCTGGCATATCGGTCCTGCCATGCAGCGTCTGCTAATAGTGCCGCTTCCTCTTCGTTAGAAATAAACGCCATTTCCACAAGGCACGCCGGTGCATCGGTATGGACCAATACATAAAAGCGGGACTCTTTGTCCGGATCGCCATCCGAGTAATCTGTCCTTCCTTTTCGATCAGGAAACTCGTCGGCAATCTGCCTATAAAGGCTAGTCGCAAGTGTATCTCCCAGCGTATCCCCCGGCGAAGTCCAAACCTCATAGCCTTCCGCACGCGGATTTTCCGCGCTATTGCAATGAAGGGAAATAAAAATATCGGCGCCCCAGTCATTCGCCAGAGCTGTCCGATAGCTTAAATCATCTGTTTCTGCTTGTTCCCAGTCGATTCGGGTTAGCTTCACCTCATACCCTACCGCAAGTAAATATTTTTCAACTAGCCGCGAAACGCTCAGCGCAACATCCGCTTCCTGCAGGCCCGTTGTTGCGTTTACTGCACCAGGGTCAATATTTCGGCCCGCATGGCCTGGGTCGACTACCACTCTCATATTCAATCTCTCCCTTCTCAATTTCGGCTTTGGGTTATGGGTCTTTTTACTTCTAATGCTTAAAATAAGCAACAAAAAAAGAACCTCAACATTGAAGTTCCCTAATGATAAACTATCTCGCTATTTAGCTCTGTTCACATTTTTCATTGCAAAACTGGGGCGCGACTCATTTACTCTCTAATGCTTGCTGAATTACGTTCTCAATATCCTTGTGGCAGCAAGCTCCTTTAGGATTATTGATTAGACATTTACCGTTTTTCATAGCTCCTGTTGCCTTTGCAACATCACCAACTGTTTTTGCGTTGTTTTCAACTACGGCACGAACAATTTCAACCTCGGTAACTTGGTTGCAATAGCACACGTACTTGGGATTAGCCCCCTTCTTCCATGCAATTGGAACCTCAACATCCGCCTGACGAAATATGGCATCAGAACTAAAATACACCACGTCACAATCGGCTGTTAAACAAACGCCAAATTCACCCTCTGCCGGGATATTGACACGAACCATACTTTTGACTGTTTCAAAGGGTACAGACTGCCCTAAATTGTTGCAAATTGGACATACCAAAGCTGCACCACAGCAAGAGGATGAACAGCAACAGTTCTCCACCATAATCCCTCCCATTAACCAGAACATGCGTTAATAATTATTATACCTCATTTTCACACATTCGAGAATAAACCAATTCGATATATGAATAGAGCCTTATTCTCTGCATAATTTCATCTTTTCATTATGCATAAAGCGGTGTCAAATGCAGATAAAATGAACATCCATACGAAATTAAAAAACTCATTAACCAAGCACTCTACGTGTTACTTCTAAAGGACTCTTTTTCTTTCCTTAGCTGCACCAGCTTCTCCCGAATGAAAGCGGGAATATACTCGCCATACCCCATGCGGTCCAAGTTCTCAATAATACTTAAGCCTTCATTGCCCAGATACG of Anaeromusa acidaminophila DSM 3853 contains these proteins:
- a CDS encoding recombinase family protein gives rise to the protein MKKVTTIKAAPGFDEVGKRITKLRVCAYCRVSTMHEEQQNSFDAQIRHYSSMIESNSDWKFAGIYADEGISGKNKKNRTEFLRMIRDAENRKIDLVITKSISRFARNTADCIETVRLLKNWGVGVFFENINADTRRKPMIRAFIGI
- a CDS encoding SHOCT domain-containing protein — encoded protein: MLIQPVISNEYEVASHIIKSMLQKGLITKREYEKIDAENRRTFINESTTK
- a CDS encoding DUF6088 family protein, encoding MSATQCVLQYVEKMPALAIIIARELYMKNFFDMTEAAFLKSLERLSKDGKIARISKGIYCKPKMTRFGMILVGEKEIVQYFLGENNKYGFETGYKLYNKYKLTTQISKKIEIYSMKSNVAQGTVKNVNVKRLDSFYKPHMLSTIEFMEILENYHEIEDLNQKSFAAYCGYAVKEFDEKIFEQAYKKLSYKKRTIAFLKQLLDFYGIRNGLKKYLNGTSRYRTPRMEMVV
- a CDS encoding N-acetylmuramoyl-L-alanine amidase family protein, coding for MRVVVDPGHAGRNIDPGAVNATTGLQEADVALSVSRLVEKYLLAVGYEVKLTRIDWEQAETDDLSYRTALANDWGADIFISLHCNSAENPRAEGYEVWTSPGDTLGDTLATSLYRQIADEFPDRKGRTDYSDGDPDKESRFYVLVHTDAPACLVEMAFISNEEEAALLADAAWQDRYARAIARGVTDYFVAMEG
- a CDS encoding (2Fe-2S)-binding protein encodes the protein MVENCCCSSSCCGAALVCPICNNLGQSVPFETVKSMVRVNIPAEGEFGVCLTADCDVVYFSSDAIFRQADVEVPIAWKKGANPKYVCYCNQVTEVEIVRAVVENNAKTVGDVAKATGAMKNGKCLINNPKGACCHKDIENVIQQALESK